A DNA window from Nymphalis io chromosome 28, ilAglIoxx1.1, whole genome shotgun sequence contains the following coding sequences:
- the LOC126779131 gene encoding uncharacterized protein LOC126779131 gives MLRALSILVLFAAWIEDSLQNTISLKAYDTIRDGNQTYRTPQVVDQKILLNKDIVDDGNRWTIMETKYSPGVNEPTRRTYIKKILSEDIYQPWSVQNMTRKLSNNARRRQLNSDKNIKLLFLPLWAPRYSYDSEIVLLGYKKKRKKKGKNPPKPSKPPKPTKPPKPTKPPKPPKPTKPTKPTTPDSETTSKEGSKYQVNVTIGFNSNTEDTESGSRETIPLAKYRPPVPNYRSPFYNPHIHYQK, from the exons ATGCTTCGAGCACTTTCGATTCTAG TTTTATTTGCCGCGTGGATAGAAGATTCATTACAAAATACTATATCATTGAAAGCATACGATACAATACGAGATGGGAATCAAACATACAGGACACCACAAGTAGTCGATCAGAAAATATTACTGAACAAAGATATTGTGGACGACGGCAATAGATGGACGATTATGGAAACTAAGTACAGCCCAGGTGTCAACGAGCCAACACGAAGaacgtacataaaaaaaattctttccgAAGATATTTATCAACCATGGTCTGTTCAAAACATGACCCGAAAGCTGTCGAATAATGCCCGTAGAAGACAATTAAATagtgacaaaaatataaaattactcttCCTTCCATTATGGGCACCACGATATTCATATGATAGTGAAATAGTTTTACTAGGATATAAAAAGAAAAGGaagaaaaaaggaaaaaatcCACCGAAACCATCGAAACCACCGAAACCAACGAAACCACCGAAACCAACGAAACCACCGAAACCACCGAAACCAACGAAACCAACGAAACCAACGACACCAGACTCTGAAACAACGAGTAAAGAGGGTTCCAAATACCAGGTAAACGTGACTATTGGTTTTAATAGCAATACTGAGGATACCGAATCTGGATCAAGGGAGACTATCCCCTTAGCAAAATATCGACCTCCTGTACCTAACTATAGATCACCCTTCTATAACCCACATATACATTATCAGAAATaa